One window of Methermicoccus shengliensis DSM 18856 genomic DNA carries:
- a CDS encoding formate--phosphoribosylaminoimidazolecarboxamide ligase family protein — protein MIAREQIFEVLESYDLEKARIGVLGSHSALDTCDGAIEEGFSTYVVCQKGRERTYAHYFRSKWVNGRRVRGCVDEVEVYERFAHVLLPESQKKMREKNVLFVPNRSFTSYCGIDAVENDFLVPLVGSRNLLRSEERGEERSYYWLLERAGLPHPERIEPEEIDGLVMVKLPHAKKRLERGFFTAASYEEYRRKSEELLRAGVITAEDLERARVERYIIGPVFNFDFFYSPLERDVSPIELLGIDWRFETSLDGHVRLPAPQQMTLPPHQSTPEYTVCGHNSATLRESLLERAFDLAERYVQATQRYYPPGIIGPFCLQTCVDKDLNFYIYDVAPRIGGGTNVHMSVGHPYGNCLYRCPMSTGRRLAREIRLAIETDSVKEIVT, from the coding sequence ATGATAGCGAGGGAGCAGATATTTGAGGTGCTCGAGTCGTATGACCTCGAGAAGGCGAGGATAGGTGTGCTCGGGTCACATTCCGCACTGGATACGTGCGATGGCGCGATCGAAGAGGGGTTCTCCACCTATGTGGTGTGCCAGAAGGGGAGGGAGAGAACGTACGCGCATTACTTCAGGTCCAAGTGGGTGAATGGCAGACGCGTGAGGGGATGTGTGGACGAGGTTGAGGTCTATGAGAGGTTTGCCCACGTTCTCTTGCCCGAGAGTCAAAAGAAGATGCGCGAGAAAAACGTGCTGTTCGTGCCCAACCGGTCCTTCACCTCCTACTGTGGCATCGACGCCGTGGAGAACGATTTTCTGGTCCCCCTCGTGGGTAGCAGAAATCTTCTGAGGAGTGAAGAGAGGGGTGAGGAGAGAAGCTACTACTGGTTGCTCGAGAGGGCGGGACTACCCCACCCGGAGCGAATAGAGCCCGAGGAGATCGATGGGCTTGTGATGGTCAAGCTTCCACATGCCAAAAAGCGCCTTGAGAGGGGTTTCTTCACCGCCGCCTCGTATGAGGAGTACAGGAGGAAGTCGGAAGAGCTTTTGAGGGCAGGTGTGATAACTGCGGAGGATCTGGAGAGGGCCAGAGTGGAGCGATACATCATAGGTCCGGTGTTCAACTTTGACTTTTTCTACTCCCCGCTCGAGAGGGACGTTTCTCCGATTGAGCTGCTGGGCATCGACTGGAGGTTCGAGACGAGCCTCGATGGACACGTGCGTCTTCCGGCTCCCCAGCAGATGACCCTTCCGCCCCATCAGAGTACTCCAGAGTACACTGTATGTGGGCACAACTCGGCCACGCTTCGCGAGTCGCTGCTCGAGAGGGCGTTTGACCTCGCAGAGCGGTACGTGCAGGCAACGCAGCGCTACTATCCCCCCGGCATCATAGGGCCGTTCTGTCTGCAGACCTGTGTGGACAAGGACCTCAACTTCTACATATACGATGTGGCTCCGAGAATCGGCGGGGGCACCAATGTGCACATGTCTGTGGGACATCCATATGGCAACTGCCTTTACAGGTGTCCGATGAGCACCGGCAGGAGGCTCGCGAGGGAGATAAGGCTGGCAATCGAGACCGATAGTGTGAAAGAGATCGTGACGTGA
- a CDS encoding HEPN domain-containing protein, protein MKEIESLIERAEKYLRSAEILIKEGDYESSVSRTYYAMFYCTQAMLLTKNLSFSSHKGVISAFGEHFIKTGIFPKDMGRELNRAFEKRQLSDYEYTFVISKNEAEEMLKNGRKFVNEIARYLRKKKII, encoded by the coding sequence ATGAAAGAGATAGAATCTCTGATAGAGAGAGCGGAGAAATATCTGAGGAGTGCTGAAATACTCATCAAAGAAGGTGATTATGAATCTTCGGTTTCAAGAACCTACTATGCGATGTTTTATTGTACACAAGCCATGCTACTTACAAAGAATCTATCATTTTCATCCCATAAAGGTGTGATCTCAGCTTTTGGAGAGCATTTTATAAAAACAGGTATTTTCCCAAAAGATATGGGCAGAGAGCTGAATAGAGCATTTGAAAAACGACAGCTAAGTGATTACGAATACACATTTGTTATCTCCAAGAATGAAGCTGAAGAAATGCTTAAGAATGGAAGAAAGTTTGTAAATGAGATAGCCCGTTATCTAAGGAAGAAAAAGATAATATGA
- a CDS encoding nucleotidyltransferase domain-containing protein, which yields MVETMKIKEVLEEFKKEIEKLYGDKLKEIMLYGSYARGDATEDSDIDLLIVLEGKVTHGKEIDRMIDIITEINLKYGVLISVYPVSEEDYKKVNSPLLINVRREGIST from the coding sequence ATGGTGGAAACCATGAAAATAAAAGAGGTGCTTGAAGAGTTTAAAAAAGAAATTGAAAAGTTATACGGTGACAAATTAAAGGAAATTATGCTCTATGGGTCATATGCGAGAGGTGATGCTACAGAAGACTCTGACATAGATTTGCTCATCGTTCTCGAGGGAAAAGTAACCCATGGAAAAGAAATTGACAGGATGATAGATATAATAACAGAAATAAACCTGAAATATGGTGTGCTAATATCAGTTTATCCGGTTTCAGAGGAGGATTATAAAAAGGTTAATAGTCCGCTACTCATAAATGTGCGAAGAGAAGGCATATCAACATGA